From Acidobacteriota bacterium, one genomic window encodes:
- a CDS encoding M28 family peptidase, which translates to MNLRTLARPVSARFICVALVLASSLGMAWLSGANVASAAPQNKPSPPEAKAAAQPAPTPAPAIAPAVQAVLDSISADSLRGHLSFIASDLLEGRDTPSRGLDIAAEYIAAQFRRAGLEPVGDPDAAGQKSYFQIAHWRMAEPDPNSFALTVQNAEQQIAVAANQVTMIGVRAYDIAQAGVVRLDTQAAEALAAFKPEQLAGRVLIVTATQVNSRETLGKLLEAKPALFVMLDRASANGRGVGARRLLDPEAAGNAGIALLQLQSPEAVKLIDALPAGETTAKLTLKLALKQDEPVNLKNVVALLRGADPVLQNTCVLVTAHYDHLGVRASGEGDRINNGANDDGSGTVSVIELATALAKLKERPKRSILFMTVFGEEKGLLGSRYYGRHPIFPIEKTVADVNLEHVGRTDDSEGDRTGTATLTGFDYTDVGPIFEKAGELTGIRVYKHPQNSDSFFGRSDNQALADQGVPAHTLCVAFIFPDYHQVGDHWDKINYPNLAQTNRMVALALLTIADNATEPKWNEANPKTERYVKAWKARHGQ; encoded by the coding sequence ATGAATCTTCGAACATTGGCGCGCCCTGTCTCAGCGCGCTTTATTTGCGTGGCGCTCGTGCTGGCTTCGAGCTTAGGGATGGCGTGGTTGAGCGGGGCGAACGTTGCCAGTGCCGCACCCCAAAACAAACCCTCCCCGCCAGAGGCCAAAGCGGCGGCGCAGCCCGCGCCCACACCCGCGCCGGCCATCGCGCCAGCCGTGCAGGCTGTGCTCGACAGTATTTCAGCAGATTCGTTGCGCGGGCATCTGTCGTTCATCGCTTCAGATTTGCTGGAAGGCCGCGATACACCCTCGCGTGGCTTGGACATTGCGGCGGAATACATCGCCGCGCAGTTCCGCCGCGCGGGTCTTGAACCAGTGGGCGACCCTGATGCCGCGGGACAGAAATCGTATTTTCAAATTGCGCATTGGCGTATGGCCGAGCCTGACCCAAACAGCTTTGCCCTGACCGTGCAAAACGCCGAACAGCAAATCGCTGTCGCCGCCAATCAGGTGACGATGATTGGCGTGCGTGCTTACGACATCGCGCAAGCCGGCGTCGTCAGGCTCGACACGCAAGCGGCGGAAGCGCTGGCCGCCTTCAAACCCGAACAACTGGCGGGCCGGGTGCTGATCGTGACGGCGACGCAGGTGAACAGCCGCGAGACGCTGGGCAAGTTGCTCGAAGCGAAACCGGCGCTCTTTGTCATGCTGGATCGTGCGTCGGCGAATGGGCGCGGCGTCGGCGCGCGGCGCTTGCTTGATCCTGAAGCAGCGGGCAACGCCGGCATTGCTCTGTTGCAACTTCAGTCGCCCGAAGCCGTCAAACTGATTGATGCTTTGCCTGCCGGAGAAACGACGGCCAAGCTGACGCTCAAGCTGGCGCTGAAACAGGACGAGCCGGTCAATTTGAAAAATGTCGTCGCGTTGCTGCGCGGCGCTGACCCGGTGTTGCAAAACACCTGCGTGCTGGTCACCGCGCATTACGACCACCTCGGTGTGCGCGCCAGCGGCGAAGGCGACCGCATCAACAACGGCGCGAATGATGACGGCAGCGGCACTGTGTCAGTCATTGAACTCGCCACGGCTTTGGCCAAACTCAAAGAGCGCCCCAAACGCAGCATTCTTTTTATGACCGTCTTTGGCGAAGAAAAAGGCCTGCTGGGTTCGCGTTACTATGGCCGCCATCCGATCTTCCCGATTGAAAAGACCGTTGCCGATGTGAATCTGGAACACGTAGGCCGCACCGATGACAGCGAAGGCGACCGCACGGGCACAGCCACGCTGACCGGCTTCGATTACACCGATGTCGGCCCGATTTTTGAAAAGGCGGGCGAACTGACCGGCATTCGCGTTTACAAGCACCCGCAAAACAGCGATTCGTTTTTCGGGCGCAGCGACAATCAGGCGCTGGCCGATCAGGGCGTGCCCGCGCACACGCTCTGTGTCGCGTTCATCTTTCCCGATTACCATCAAGTGGGCGATCATTGGGACAAGATCAATTATCCCAATCTCGCCCAGACCAACCGCATGGTCGCGTTGGCCCTGCTGACCATCGCCGACAACGCGACCGAACCGAAATGGAACGAGGCCAATCCGAAGACGGAGCGGTATGTGAAAGCGTGGAAAGCGCGGCACGGGCAGTAG
- a CDS encoding formylglycine-generating enzyme family protein, with protein MKQLLRFAKTKPSTSKRICRLFSPNGARYESPGQRPGESPQLSQALKGRNTNFAVKFHQSYCALSGLISFPFCYPGRCPGLSNDAPLGLRICLAGALIISLLLGAACRQSGEGTEAAHPASHEGQHSAAPAPVQPDAASAAATGINPTPPPGPTPAGMVWIPGGTFWMGCETCEMPDALPVHLVTVDGFWMDETTVTNAQFEQFVKATGYKTIAERQPDPKDFSGAPAENLVPGSAVFSPPKEQIPLDNPYAWWKYVKGASWKHPEGPGSSTKGRENHPAVHVAWDDAVAYAKWAGKRLPTEAEYEFAARGGLDRKLYAWGNELKPGGHWPANIFQGQFPNRNLVEDGFAATSPVKAFPPNKFGLYDVGGNVWQWCADWYRPDYFEQQAAQGTARNPQGPSDSLDPQEPGVPKRVQKGGSFLCSDQYCVRYLVGSRGKGAVDSGSSNVGFRCVKARY; from the coding sequence ATGAAACAACTTCTACGATTCGCGAAAACCAAACCATCCACAAGCAAACGCATATGTCGCTTGTTCAGCCCCAACGGGGCGAGATATGAAAGCCCAGGGCAACGCCCTGGGGAAAGCCCGCAGTTGTCGCAAGCCCTGAAAGGGCGAAATACAAATTTTGCAGTCAAATTCCACCAGAGCTATTGCGCCCTTTCAGGGCTTATATCATTTCCGTTCTGTTACCCAGGGCGTTGCCCTGGGCTATCGAATGACGCCCCGTTGGGGCTGAGGATATGTCTTGCAGGCGCGCTGATCATTAGTTTGCTGCTTGGTGCGGCGTGTCGCCAATCTGGTGAAGGAACTGAAGCGGCGCACCCAGCCAGTCACGAAGGCCAACATTCAGCAGCGCCCGCACCTGTGCAACCTGATGCTGCCAGCGCCGCCGCCACCGGCATCAACCCCACGCCGCCGCCCGGCCCCACACCCGCAGGCATGGTCTGGATTCCCGGCGGGACATTCTGGATGGGTTGCGAGACATGCGAGATGCCGGATGCGCTGCCCGTGCATCTGGTCACGGTGGATGGTTTCTGGATGGATGAAACCACGGTCACCAATGCGCAGTTCGAGCAATTCGTCAAAGCGACGGGTTATAAAACGATAGCCGAGCGCCAGCCCGATCCCAAAGATTTCTCCGGTGCGCCCGCCGAAAATCTGGTGCCCGGCTCGGCGGTCTTCTCGCCACCCAAAGAGCAGATCCCGCTCGACAATCCGTATGCCTGGTGGAAGTACGTCAAAGGCGCGAGTTGGAAACATCCCGAAGGCCCTGGCAGTTCGACCAAAGGCCGCGAGAATCATCCCGCCGTGCACGTCGCCTGGGATGACGCCGTGGCTTATGCCAAATGGGCGGGCAAGCGCTTGCCGACCGAGGCGGAGTATGAATTTGCCGCGCGCGGCGGACTGGATCGCAAACTCTATGCGTGGGGCAATGAGCTGAAACCCGGCGGACATTGGCCCGCCAACATCTTTCAAGGACAATTCCCAAACAGGAATCTGGTCGAGGATGGCTTCGCCGCGACTTCGCCGGTCAAAGCTTTTCCGCCCAATAAATTTGGGCTTTACGACGTGGGCGGCAACGTCTGGCAATGGTGCGCGGATTGGTACCGCCCCGATTACTTTGAACAACAGGCCGCCCAGGGTACGGCGCGCAATCCGCAAGGCCCGTCCGACAGCCTTGATCCGCAGGAGCCGGGCGTGCCGAAGCGCGTGCAAAAGGGCGGTTCGTTTTTGTGCAGTGATCAGTATTGCGTGCGCTACTTGGTCGGCAGTCGCGGCAAGGGCGCGGTGGACAGCGGCAGTTCGAATGTGGGCTTCCGCTGCGTAAAAGCCAGGTACTGA
- a CDS encoding dienelactone hydrolase family protein — MQIKAEYVEIAVAGKQMRTLLTQPAAAGKYPGVVYFSDIFQLSGAMARACARLAGYGFVVAAHEFFHRLEPAGTVLNQDDEGRARGARNQLATPIAHFDEDCRAVIGYLQQHPNVLPGQLGAGGFCMGGHSAFRAALQPEIKATSCFYPTWLHNGKLGLGEQAGSLEQTAQIRGELLLVFGALDPLIPAAGRAVIETALTQAGVKYEARLFPADHGFMRDDRAAYDPECTDEAFAAAIALFRRVLK, encoded by the coding sequence ATGCAAATCAAAGCTGAATACGTGGAAATCGCAGTCGCGGGCAAACAGATGCGCACGCTGTTGACGCAACCCGCCGCCGCCGGGAAATATCCGGGTGTCGTTTATTTCTCGGACATCTTTCAATTGAGCGGGGCGATGGCGCGGGCCTGCGCGCGGCTGGCGGGGTATGGCTTCGTCGTGGCGGCGCACGAATTCTTTCATCGTCTGGAACCGGCTGGCACCGTCTTGAATCAGGATGACGAAGGCCGCGCCCGTGGTGCGCGCAATCAACTGGCGACGCCCATCGCGCATTTTGATGAAGATTGCCGCGCGGTCATCGGATACTTGCAACAACACCCAAACGTATTGCCGGGGCAGCTTGGCGCGGGCGGATTTTGCATGGGCGGGCATTCGGCCTTTCGCGCGGCGCTGCAACCGGAAATCAAGGCAACGAGTTGCTTCTATCCGACCTGGTTGCACAACGGCAAGCTGGGGCTGGGCGAACAGGCTGGCTCGCTCGAACAAACCGCACAAATTCGTGGCGAATTGCTGCTGGTGTTCGGCGCGCTCGACCCCTTGATTCCGGCGGCGGGGCGCGCGGTGATTGAGACGGCGTTGACGCAGGCGGGCGTGAAATATGAGGCGCGGCTCTTTCCGGCGGATCATGGTTTTATGCGCGATGACCGGGCGGCCTATGACCCGGAATGCACGGACGAGGCGTTTGCGGCAGCGATTGCGTTGTTTCGGCGCGTGCTGAAATAA